The following are from one region of the Rhodopirellula sp. P2 genome:
- a CDS encoding DUF885 family protein: MKLPFHNWMRGILVERLPADAGLHLAALLLGGVFVTLGSTANALEATAQRPRVIQQTLTPHWTSDDSFWFRRQNADGSFTGIRVDATTGEMTEVEPGDKSNVREVTLKGGRTPRSGGSSEAHTEITFVNQTGQALQLFWVDSGGKRVPYESIPVGETFVRTTFAGHVWEVIGKDKTKLGYFVADIEPTRLEVSKPAVATQAEPERRGRRRRDFRSEGDWTAGVPAPDNDKVIARLTEGRLQLQHASPDEETTPWKTLIEQSQLLESFGDRGGESAEPLKLESPQWSPDGTALVVRAVIPYPTQPVHLVESSPKAGGRAVLKSRPYLLPGDPVDETRLLAFHTETGEAVELDLPWMSQRFWNLRFVGPHRALLAVTERGHQQFRLFDVDLLSGEVNTVIDEQSETFIWTTHKTDLPRWSYLEDSDEVIWVSEKDGHQHLYLVDLSGENEIQPITQGEFVVRAIDHIDEENRVLDLVVSGVLEDQDPYLKHYARVDFSGENFTLMTDGDGTHTATFSPNRSRLVVTHSRVDALPVHELRSADGELIQTLAQATVTPEDADLNLPQVFSAKGRDGKTDIWGLACFPEDYDPAADKKYPVVEYIYAGPHDSHVPKSFRSAPWHRAYLDAGFIVVQIDGMGTANRSKAFHDVCWHNLKDAGFPDRIAWMKALAKEHPAMDLERVGIFGTSAGGQNTGSALLFHGDFYDAGVAACGCHDNRMDKASWNEQWMGYPVGDHYSQCSNIDNAANLTGDLFLIVGEVDTNVPPESTLRFADALIKADKDFELLVMPGVGHSDGGAYGKRRTLDFFIEKLQPGSSNERSTSESDGTTEEVATALIDLEKLQPQTAWKDIRNHYQTDLETLKRRLPVRVAEERLAQTAAFLNAWENQLKVAIANEGEDTLSDADAEIARELMVSVNDEKSDLKTLVASSEKLRELAPFTSQLITLTDLSNRVKTLNGQAMAEEMEQLNEMIQLSIEATEPNSVAVSQPVLDAAEDLIRAYQSWQTFYEGYHPDFNWWVLDLAKETGDNLRLWKETLTVDESLTQKQTELVAGGSLQSPKPAAAFAFGDAYPPIQEWSEREATWMPSIVRRFTRRGRDREQKDAQLPRWKEELAALELEGKPFEEWSLDDQVDWHLLTAEVETQIERQRIEDSGVKLPPATSSVEKDLSGTPVGRERIELELRRQFIEHSPEELIELAEREYAIVRSEMVRVAQDMGLGDDWKAAVERMKNHHVAPGQQPVLIGEMADQSVDWLRKRDWITVPPFADYCWRMIMMTPERQKVNPFFTGGEVISVSFPTSEMSPSDKRQSLRGNNIGYARATVHHELIPGHHLQMYSNERYQPHRRTMSTPFWLEGLAVYWELKLYDDGFARTPEERMGMLVWRAHRCARIIFSLNFHLGRFSPDQCVDFLVDNVGFERRNATAEVRRSIGPSYPPLYQAAYMLGALQIRQLHREMVLSGEMTEREFHDSIMESGMLPIAMLREVLKQEPLQRDEPPRWKFN; the protein is encoded by the coding sequence ATGAAATTGCCGTTTCACAATTGGATGCGCGGAATTTTGGTCGAGCGACTGCCTGCGGACGCTGGCCTTCACCTTGCCGCCTTGTTGCTTGGGGGCGTCTTCGTGACGCTTGGATCGACAGCGAACGCACTGGAGGCAACGGCGCAGCGTCCACGCGTCATCCAGCAGACATTGACGCCACATTGGACCAGTGACGATTCGTTCTGGTTCCGGCGTCAGAACGCCGATGGTTCGTTCACCGGCATTCGGGTGGATGCCACGACCGGCGAGATGACGGAAGTCGAACCGGGTGACAAATCCAATGTTCGCGAAGTGACGCTGAAGGGCGGTCGCACGCCGCGATCAGGTGGATCGTCCGAGGCCCACACCGAGATCACGTTTGTCAACCAAACCGGGCAGGCGTTGCAGTTGTTCTGGGTGGACAGCGGTGGCAAGCGTGTCCCATACGAATCGATCCCAGTGGGCGAGACCTTTGTCCGCACGACCTTTGCCGGTCATGTCTGGGAAGTCATTGGCAAAGACAAAACCAAATTGGGATACTTCGTTGCGGACATCGAACCGACACGATTGGAAGTTTCCAAGCCCGCGGTAGCGACTCAGGCCGAACCGGAACGCCGTGGACGCCGACGTCGCGATTTTCGAAGCGAGGGGGATTGGACCGCAGGGGTTCCCGCACCTGACAACGACAAGGTGATCGCTCGCTTGACGGAAGGACGTTTGCAATTGCAACATGCGAGTCCCGACGAAGAAACGACCCCGTGGAAGACCTTGATCGAACAATCGCAATTGTTGGAATCGTTCGGCGATCGCGGGGGGGAATCGGCTGAACCTTTGAAACTGGAATCACCACAATGGTCGCCTGATGGAACCGCGTTGGTGGTCCGAGCCGTCATTCCCTACCCAACCCAACCGGTTCACTTGGTCGAATCGTCGCCCAAAGCAGGCGGTCGCGCGGTGCTCAAATCGCGACCGTATTTATTACCAGGTGATCCTGTCGATGAGACCCGCCTGCTGGCGTTCCATACGGAAACCGGCGAGGCCGTGGAATTGGATTTGCCATGGATGTCCCAGCGGTTTTGGAACCTGCGCTTCGTGGGGCCTCACCGTGCCCTGTTGGCGGTCACCGAACGTGGGCATCAACAATTCCGTTTGTTCGATGTCGATCTGTTGTCTGGCGAAGTCAACACGGTGATCGATGAGCAATCGGAAACGTTCATTTGGACCACCCATAAAACGGACTTGCCACGTTGGAGTTACCTCGAAGACAGCGACGAAGTCATTTGGGTCAGTGAGAAGGATGGCCATCAACATCTCTACTTGGTCGATCTGTCGGGCGAGAACGAGATTCAACCCATCACGCAGGGCGAGTTTGTTGTGCGTGCAATCGATCACATTGACGAAGAAAATCGCGTCCTCGATTTGGTCGTCAGTGGCGTGCTTGAGGACCAAGACCCATATTTGAAGCACTACGCCCGCGTTGATTTCAGTGGTGAGAACTTCACGCTGATGACCGATGGCGATGGCACTCACACCGCCACTTTCTCACCCAACCGAAGTCGTTTGGTCGTCACTCATTCTCGTGTCGATGCGTTGCCGGTTCACGAACTGCGTTCCGCCGATGGCGAACTGATACAAACATTGGCCCAAGCGACGGTCACTCCCGAAGACGCCGATCTGAATCTGCCGCAAGTGTTTTCTGCCAAAGGCCGCGATGGCAAAACCGACATTTGGGGACTGGCGTGTTTCCCGGAGGACTATGATCCCGCCGCTGACAAAAAGTATCCCGTGGTGGAGTACATCTACGCGGGGCCTCATGATTCGCACGTTCCAAAGTCGTTTCGTTCCGCACCTTGGCACCGTGCCTACTTGGACGCAGGCTTCATCGTCGTGCAGATCGATGGCATGGGAACGGCCAACCGATCCAAAGCTTTCCACGATGTCTGCTGGCACAACCTGAAGGACGCTGGTTTCCCAGATCGCATCGCCTGGATGAAGGCTCTGGCGAAAGAGCATCCTGCGATGGATTTGGAACGAGTTGGTATTTTTGGCACCTCCGCCGGTGGCCAAAACACTGGATCCGCATTGTTGTTCCATGGTGACTTCTACGACGCCGGAGTGGCCGCCTGTGGTTGTCACGACAACCGAATGGACAAGGCCTCTTGGAACGAACAATGGATGGGGTACCCGGTCGGCGACCATTACTCCCAGTGCAGCAACATCGACAACGCAGCGAACCTGACCGGAGATCTGTTCTTAATCGTTGGCGAAGTCGACACGAACGTGCCACCGGAATCCACTCTGCGTTTCGCGGATGCTTTGATCAAAGCGGACAAGGACTTTGAATTGCTGGTCATGCCCGGCGTGGGACACAGTGACGGCGGAGCGTATGGCAAGCGACGCACGCTGGATTTCTTCATCGAGAAACTGCAGCCGGGGAGTTCAAACGAACGGTCAACCTCCGAGTCAGACGGGACCACAGAGGAAGTCGCCACTGCCTTGATCGATTTGGAAAAACTGCAACCCCAGACGGCATGGAAAGACATTCGCAATCACTATCAAACCGACCTGGAAACGCTCAAGCGTCGCTTGCCCGTGAGAGTGGCGGAGGAGCGTCTCGCACAAACTGCCGCGTTCTTGAACGCCTGGGAAAACCAACTGAAGGTCGCGATCGCCAATGAGGGAGAAGACACGCTGAGTGACGCGGATGCGGAAATCGCTCGAGAACTGATGGTATCGGTGAACGACGAAAAGTCTGATTTGAAAACACTCGTGGCCTCGTCGGAAAAGCTCCGTGAGTTGGCTCCCTTCACCTCGCAATTGATCACGCTGACGGATCTTTCCAATCGAGTGAAGACGCTCAATGGACAAGCGATGGCTGAGGAGATGGAACAACTCAACGAAATGATCCAGCTGTCGATCGAAGCAACAGAGCCAAATTCCGTCGCCGTCAGCCAGCCGGTGCTGGACGCCGCGGAAGACTTGATCCGCGCGTATCAGTCCTGGCAAACCTTTTACGAAGGCTATCACCCTGATTTCAACTGGTGGGTGCTCGATCTGGCAAAGGAAACGGGCGACAACCTCCGGTTGTGGAAAGAGACTCTGACGGTTGACGAATCGTTGACACAGAAACAAACCGAATTGGTCGCCGGAGGTTCACTCCAATCGCCAAAACCGGCAGCGGCGTTTGCGTTTGGAGACGCGTACCCGCCAATCCAAGAATGGTCCGAGCGAGAGGCGACTTGGATGCCTTCCATCGTCCGTCGCTTCACACGTCGCGGTCGCGATCGTGAGCAGAAGGACGCACAATTGCCACGCTGGAAAGAGGAACTGGCCGCTTTGGAATTGGAGGGCAAACCATTCGAGGAATGGTCGCTGGATGATCAAGTCGATTGGCATTTGTTGACGGCCGAGGTCGAAACTCAAATCGAACGCCAACGGATCGAGGACTCCGGCGTGAAGCTGCCTCCGGCCACCTCATCGGTGGAAAAGGATTTGTCGGGAACACCGGTTGGCCGCGAACGAATCGAGCTGGAATTACGGCGTCAATTCATCGAGCATTCTCCAGAGGAACTGATTGAGTTGGCGGAACGTGAGTACGCGATTGTGCGATCCGAAATGGTCCGCGTGGCCCAGGACATGGGGCTGGGAGACGACTGGAAAGCCGCGGTTGAACGGATGAAGAATCATCACGTGGCACCGGGACAACAACCTGTCTTGATCGGTGAAATGGCTGATCAATCCGTCGACTGGTTGCGAAAGCGGGATTGGATCACGGTCCCACCGTTCGCCGATTATTGCTGGCGGATGATCATGATGACTCCCGAACGACAAAAGGTGAATCCGTTCTTCACCGGCGGGGAAGTGATCAGCGTTTCGTTCCCCACGTCGGAGATGTCCCCCAGTGACAAACGTCAAAGTCTGCGTGGCAACAATATCGGGTACGCCCGCGCCACCGTGCATCATGAATTGATTCCAGGACACCATTTGCAGATGTACAGCAACGAACGGTACCAGCCCCACCGTCGGACGATGAGCACACCGTTTTGGTTGGAAGGGCTGGCGGTTTATTGGGAATTGAAATTGTACGACGATGGGTTTGCTCGCACGCCTGAGGAACGGATGGGGATGCTGGTTTGGCGAGCCCATCGGTGCGCTCGGATCATTTTCTCGTTGAACTTTCATTTGGGGCGGTTTTCACCGGATCAATGCGTCGATTTCTTGGTCGACAACGTTGGGTTCGAACGCCGCAACGCCACCGCAGAAGTCCGCCGCAGCATCGGCCCGAGCTACCCGCCGCTGTACCAAGCCGCGTACATGCTGGGGGCTTTGCAGATCCGCCAATTGCATCGGGAGATGGTGTTGTCTGGCGAAATGACAGAACGTGAGTTCCACGATTCGATCATGGAATCCGGCATGTTGCCCATCGCGATGTTGCGGGAGGTTTTGAAACAAGAACCGCTCCAGCGAGATGAACCACCGCGTTGGAAGTTCAACTGA
- a CDS encoding proline racemase family protein, with product MMLPARVRVLDSHTGGEPTRMVIGLEDTLVGPTMADRRLHLRQKFATLGAPIVNEPRGNDIIVGAWICQPIDPSCFAGVVFFNNVGVLQMCGHATIGVVATLAWQGKLTPGIHRMETPVGIIEVELHADGKTVSFENVPSKCYQAAARVEVPGSTSLANRFVTGDIAYGGNWFYLVDDHGLDLELSNVDQLMAATLSIKAALRDQGVTGEDGAEIDHVELVGPSDHADAKNFVLCPGNAYDRSPCGTGTSAKVACLAAAGKLEVGQTFRQESITGSCFDASYRSDESGNVIARLTGSAAVIAETTLLFERD from the coding sequence ATGATGCTGCCTGCACGTGTACGGGTGTTGGATTCTCACACCGGTGGGGAACCGACGCGAATGGTGATTGGTTTGGAAGACACGCTGGTCGGCCCAACGATGGCGGACCGTCGTCTGCACCTCCGGCAGAAATTCGCAACGCTGGGAGCTCCGATCGTCAACGAACCTCGCGGCAACGACATCATCGTTGGTGCGTGGATCTGCCAACCAATCGACCCGAGTTGTTTCGCGGGGGTGGTGTTTTTCAACAACGTGGGTGTGTTGCAGATGTGCGGGCACGCAACGATCGGGGTGGTCGCGACGCTGGCGTGGCAAGGCAAACTGACGCCGGGCATCCATCGAATGGAAACTCCCGTCGGGATCATCGAAGTCGAATTGCATGCGGACGGCAAAACGGTCTCGTTCGAAAACGTCCCAAGCAAATGCTATCAAGCAGCTGCTCGCGTCGAGGTTCCTGGTTCGACGTCACTGGCCAACCGCTTTGTCACCGGCGACATCGCCTACGGAGGCAACTGGTTTTACTTGGTCGACGATCACGGGTTGGATCTCGAACTCAGCAACGTCGATCAGTTGATGGCAGCCACTCTGAGCATCAAAGCTGCACTCCGCGATCAAGGAGTCACCGGCGAAGACGGGGCAGAGATCGACCACGTCGAATTGGTCGGCCCCTCGGATCACGCCGATGCGAAGAACTTTGTGCTGTGCCCTGGCAACGCCTACGACCGATCGCCATGTGGCACCGGAACCAGTGCCAAGGTGGCTTGTTTAGCAGCGGCCGGCAAACTCGAAGTCGGCCAAACGTTTCGCCAGGAATCGATCACGGGCAGTTGTTTTGATGCCAGCTATCGATCGGACGAGTCCGGGAACGTGATCGCTCGCCTCACCGGATCAGCAGCAGTCATCGCTGAAACAACGCTGCTCTTCGAGCGTGATTGA
- a CDS encoding sensor histidine kinase, protein MSLTNRVCVFFLAALGIILAGYSLVFYSITSEHVRSRFDDELGGVLKSLIAAAEVEETEVKWQPLEHSIDFGVHDEFGAVHWVVIGDDGVIVERSRAIDQEFMSRVAGLTAFTSIPLGPYVETDVAAETTLSDGWAMMSRQVSAPRPVRLLRELDEFDQLKVVVGRSTAPRDAILFRLMLLVTLLPLLAWSIAALLGQWMVRKALRPVAAMAEQAQAISGTDFDSRLTHTHSGDELAELATAFNRLLGRQQEAFDQQRRFAGEAAHELRTPLTVLRGEIDVTLRRPRSESEYQSTLSTLRNKTHTLQEIVESLLFLARNDRDSSTPTLRCFELPCWLESQRTTWPVEARRDDVQLEIALPEHASVRATPALLARVVDNLVGNAVKYSQPGTPIVVRALQENDETLIQVVDSGAGIRADEVPKLFDPFFRSSDARRRGIAGTGLGLAIASRIATTLGGKLECVSTPGSGSCFTLRLPKSQPASSEKSGLMN, encoded by the coding sequence ATGAGTCTTACCAATCGCGTTTGCGTTTTCTTCTTGGCTGCTTTGGGAATCATCCTGGCGGGGTATTCGTTGGTGTTCTATTCGATCACCAGCGAGCACGTACGTTCTCGCTTCGACGACGAATTGGGGGGCGTGCTGAAATCACTGATCGCGGCCGCCGAAGTCGAGGAAACGGAAGTCAAATGGCAGCCGTTGGAACACTCGATCGACTTTGGCGTGCACGATGAGTTCGGTGCGGTCCACTGGGTGGTGATTGGGGACGATGGCGTGATCGTCGAACGCTCGCGAGCGATTGATCAGGAGTTCATGTCGCGGGTCGCTGGCCTGACGGCGTTCACATCGATCCCGCTGGGGCCGTACGTGGAAACCGATGTTGCTGCGGAGACGACTTTGTCCGATGGCTGGGCGATGATGAGCCGGCAAGTGTCCGCACCACGGCCAGTTCGCTTGCTGCGGGAATTGGATGAGTTTGATCAGTTGAAGGTGGTGGTGGGACGGTCGACGGCCCCGCGAGATGCGATCCTGTTTCGGTTGATGTTGTTGGTCACACTCTTGCCTTTGCTGGCTTGGTCAATTGCCGCGTTGCTGGGGCAGTGGATGGTTCGAAAGGCGCTTCGTCCGGTCGCGGCGATGGCGGAACAGGCGCAGGCGATCTCCGGAACCGATTTCGATTCGCGTTTGACGCACACGCATTCAGGGGACGAACTGGCTGAGTTGGCGACGGCTTTCAATCGATTGCTTGGTCGGCAACAGGAGGCATTCGATCAGCAGCGTCGATTCGCAGGGGAAGCCGCTCACGAGTTGCGTACCCCGCTGACGGTGTTGCGAGGCGAAATCGATGTGACGCTGCGTCGTCCACGCAGCGAAAGCGAGTATCAGTCGACATTGTCGACGTTGCGAAACAAAACGCACACCTTGCAAGAGATCGTCGAATCGCTGTTGTTTCTCGCTCGCAATGACCGCGATTCTTCGACGCCAACGCTGCGTTGTTTTGAGCTTCCATGCTGGCTGGAATCTCAACGGACGACGTGGCCGGTCGAGGCACGAAGAGACGATGTTCAGCTGGAAATCGCGTTGCCGGAACATGCCTCGGTCCGTGCGACGCCGGCCTTGCTGGCCCGCGTCGTCGACAATCTGGTAGGCAACGCGGTCAAGTACAGCCAGCCAGGAACGCCGATCGTTGTTCGAGCGTTGCAGGAAAATGACGAGACGCTGATTCAAGTGGTTGATTCAGGAGCCGGGATCCGTGCCGACGAAGTTCCAAAGTTATTCGATCCGTTTTTCCGCTCCAGTGATGCTCGTCGTCGTGGGATTGCCGGCACCGGATTGGGATTGGCGATCGCCAGTCGAATCGCAACCACGCTGGGTGGCAAGCTGGAATGTGTGAGCACTCCGGGGAGCGGAAGCTGCTTCACACTGCGTCTGCCAAAGTCGCAGCCCGCCTCGAGCGAGAAATCCGGCTTGATGAACTGA
- a CDS encoding DUF3467 domain-containing protein yields the protein MNSDTPSEPPFDGPPNDENGSGGKPPGEGQPGGGQWGDGLPDGGQPTGDQPEEGQPGSPNPANNPAENPAAENPAVRARVPDHVAGGCFSTGAIVMTGPSEFIVDFLQTVGRPHRVAVRVVIPHAVMPQFVDALQKNLDLYKGRFGDPVMPTPTPNPNAEQRRPSPQEIYDDLKLPDEVLSGTYANGVMIGHGATEFGLDFLTSFFPQSAVSARVFLAAGQVPRLLDSLRGATKQLEDRRRGNEGDK from the coding sequence ATGAATTCTGACACGCCTTCTGAACCACCTTTTGACGGTCCTCCCAACGACGAAAACGGGTCCGGGGGAAAACCACCCGGCGAAGGCCAGCCTGGTGGCGGGCAATGGGGCGATGGACTGCCAGATGGCGGCCAACCGACCGGTGACCAACCCGAGGAAGGTCAACCGGGATCTCCCAATCCGGCGAACAACCCCGCTGAGAATCCGGCTGCTGAGAACCCTGCCGTTCGGGCTCGGGTTCCCGATCACGTGGCGGGCGGTTGTTTCAGCACGGGTGCGATCGTGATGACCGGCCCCAGTGAGTTCATCGTCGACTTTTTGCAAACCGTCGGGCGTCCGCACCGGGTCGCGGTTCGTGTGGTCATCCCGCACGCTGTGATGCCACAGTTTGTCGATGCTTTGCAGAAAAACCTGGATTTGTACAAAGGCCGGTTTGGCGATCCCGTGATGCCAACGCCGACGCCCAATCCGAATGCGGAACAACGCCGACCATCACCGCAAGAAATCTATGATGACCTGAAGCTGCCCGATGAAGTGCTCAGTGGAACTTATGCCAACGGAGTCATGATTGGTCACGGTGCGACGGAGTTTGGGCTGGACTTTTTGACCAGCTTCTTCCCTCAGTCTGCCGTCAGTGCTCGCGTGTTCTTGGCAGCAGGTCAAGTCCCACGTTTGCTCGACTCGCTCCGCGGTGCAACGAAGCAATTGGAAGACCGGCGTCGGGGCAACGAAGGCGACAAGTGA